Proteins encoded together in one Coleofasciculus sp. FACHB-1120 window:
- a CDS encoding S-methyl-5'-thioadenosine phosphorylase: protein MTQARIGIIGGSGLYKMEALKDVEEMQISTPFGLPSDAVILGTLEGTRVAFLARHGRNHTLLPSELPFRANIYAMKQLGVEYLISASAVGSLKEEAKPLDMVVPDQFIDRTKHRVSTFFGEGVVAHIAFADPVCNQLAGVVADAIASLDLPDVTLHRGGTYVCMEGPAFSTKAESHLYRSWGATIIGMTNLPEAKLAREAEIAYATLALVTDYDCWHPDHDSVTVEMVIANLQRNATNAQKVIQETVRRLNENPPVSDAHSALKYAILTRLENIPAATKEKMELLLKKYL, encoded by the coding sequence ATGACTCAGGCTCGGATTGGGATTATCGGTGGCAGTGGTCTCTACAAAATGGAGGCACTCAAAGATGTGGAAGAGATGCAAATCTCCACGCCTTTTGGCTTACCCTCTGATGCTGTGATATTGGGAACTTTGGAAGGAACGCGGGTAGCTTTCCTGGCACGTCACGGTCGCAATCACACGCTGTTGCCTTCGGAGTTGCCGTTTCGAGCGAATATCTATGCCATGAAGCAGCTAGGCGTCGAGTATCTAATCTCTGCGTCTGCGGTGGGTTCTCTCAAAGAAGAAGCGAAACCTTTAGATATGGTAGTGCCGGATCAATTTATTGACCGTACCAAGCATCGAGTTTCTACCTTTTTTGGGGAAGGGGTTGTGGCTCATATTGCATTTGCCGATCCCGTATGCAATCAATTGGCTGGAGTTGTGGCAGATGCGATCGCATCTTTAGATTTACCCGATGTCACGCTCCATCGCGGTGGTACTTATGTTTGTATGGAAGGACCCGCATTTTCTACAAAAGCTGAATCGCATCTTTATCGCAGTTGGGGTGCCACAATCATTGGCATGACTAATTTACCAGAGGCGAAGTTAGCCAGAGAAGCAGAAATTGCTTATGCAACCTTAGCATTAGTGACCGATTACGATTGTTGGCACCCCGATCACGACAGCGTAACGGTAGAAATGGTCATTGCCAATCTGCAACGCAATGCAACCAACGCTCAAAAGGTGATTCAAGAAACTGTCCGGCGTCTGAATGAAAATCCGCCAGTTTCTGATGCCCACTCTGCCTTAAAATATGCAATTCTCACGCGGCTGGAGAACATTCCGGCAGCAACAAAGGAGAAAATGGAGTTGCTGTTGAAGAAGTATTTGTAG
- a CDS encoding SH3 domain-containing protein: protein MRNSRNSLTAIALLCFYTTGLQLIAQTKANAATPILQAQSRPAQNQGVCSFINGNNVNIRSLPNTQSNIVAKLNRGDTVRAVRKQGSWVQISGRVTSQPGVTPEVVKPLKGWVLNTYINGCSEDQFDRWRT from the coding sequence ATGAGGAATTCGAGAAACTCTCTCACAGCGATCGCACTGCTATGTTTCTATACCACTGGCTTGCAGCTAATCGCCCAAACAAAGGCAAATGCAGCTACACCAATTTTACAGGCTCAATCGAGACCTGCACAAAACCAAGGCGTATGTTCATTTATTAATGGAAATAACGTCAATATCCGTAGTCTACCCAATACTCAATCCAATATAGTCGCCAAACTCAATAGAGGCGATACGGTTCGGGCAGTGCGAAAACAGGGTAGCTGGGTTCAAATCTCTGGAAGAGTAACCTCACAACCCGGAGTGACTCCGGAGGTGGTTAAACCTCTGAAGGGTTGGGTACTCAATACTTACATCAATGGATGCTCTGAAGATCAATTCGATCGGTGGCGGACATAA
- a CDS encoding cytochrome P450, producing the protein MLQDITTEIAYFDSLPYLATVLGVTSIAGIIGWRWWKQNNTYKSLRSLPSPPKHWLLGNIPQLLAAVKQKKLFQQMFDWSQELGPMYVIWNGNQPGVILNKAKVIEDTIVNGMKDGSFIRSEQLRKAWNDIGGPILIGETGAEWQWRRKAWNPAFSSSSLTKYAEIISEACEQVIATLKEAPPPKEVQVDPLFVELTMRVISCLVLGIPVDRKIASPEGPPLEVPKLYEAMSVVGYRFLRQATGEKIWMKYLPSKNSQDYWAAKRYFEEFLTPRVDLALRFREQNKTDLPQVSSWFSESMLVKIAAKEPKYNRDTLIAECVELLIAGTDTTAHTLSFAVGELSFNQRVFQQARDIVDQVWQSKGLINTESLKELAYISAIIKETLRLYSVASGSTSLEAQRDTLIEGKVIPRGTRISWSMLAAGRDPEVYANPEEFLPERWLDKTKENSSLPMIDFGSGPHRCLGEHLSMLEGTMMLALLLRNFDWELVKGRSSLEQLQQNLLIYPSDKMPVRFKLRNSLPQEKTYLQGLN; encoded by the coding sequence ATGCTTCAAGACATTACTACTGAGATTGCTTATTTCGACTCACTTCCATATTTAGCCACAGTCTTAGGCGTTACTAGCATAGCGGGAATAATTGGGTGGCGCTGGTGGAAACAAAATAATACATACAAATCGCTGCGATCGCTCCCTTCGCCTCCTAAACACTGGCTGTTAGGAAATATTCCTCAACTATTAGCAGCAGTGAAACAGAAGAAATTATTCCAGCAAATGTTTGATTGGAGTCAAGAGCTAGGCCCAATGTATGTTATCTGGAATGGCAACCAGCCTGGTGTTATCTTAAATAAAGCAAAAGTTATCGAAGATACCATTGTCAATGGGATGAAAGATGGTAGCTTCATCAGGTCGGAGCAATTACGCAAAGCTTGGAACGATATCGGTGGTCCGATTCTAATAGGAGAAACTGGGGCTGAGTGGCAGTGGCGACGCAAAGCTTGGAATCCCGCATTTAGTTCTAGCAGCCTCACGAAATATGCGGAAATTATTAGCGAAGCTTGCGAGCAAGTAATTGCGACATTAAAGGAAGCACCGCCACCAAAAGAAGTTCAGGTAGATCCTCTATTTGTAGAACTAACAATGAGAGTGATTTCTTGCCTCGTGCTGGGCATTCCTGTGGATAGAAAGATCGCGAGTCCTGAAGGGCCACCCCTAGAAGTTCCCAAGCTGTACGAAGCAATGTCTGTTGTAGGCTATCGGTTTCTACGACAAGCTACTGGCGAGAAGATATGGATGAAATATTTGCCCTCTAAAAATTCACAAGATTATTGGGCAGCAAAGCGATATTTTGAGGAATTTTTAACGCCCCGTGTAGACTTAGCTTTACGATTCAGAGAACAAAACAAGACCGATTTACCACAGGTAAGTTCTTGGTTCTCCGAATCAATGTTAGTCAAAATCGCTGCCAAAGAACCAAAATACAATCGCGACACATTAATAGCAGAATGTGTTGAACTCTTAATCGCTGGTACTGATACAACAGCCCATACTTTATCCTTTGCAGTAGGAGAGTTGAGCTTCAATCAAAGGGTTTTTCAGCAAGCACGAGACATCGTTGACCAAGTTTGGCAAAGCAAAGGCTTGATAAATACCGAAAGCCTCAAGGAATTGGCTTATATTAGCGCAATTATTAAGGAGACCTTGCGCCTTTATTCAGTAGCCTCAGGCTCGACTTCATTGGAGGCTCAACGCGACACCCTCATTGAGGGTAAAGTGATTCCTCGCGGTACAAGAATATCCTGGTCAATGCTTGCTGCGGGAAGAGATCCAGAAGTCTATGCTAATCCAGAGGAATTTCTGCCGGAACGTTGGTTAGATAAAACTAAGGAAAATAGTTCGCTGCCAATGATAGACTTTGGCTCAGGACCTCATCGTTGCTTGGGGGAGCATTTATCAATGCTGGAAGGAACGATGATGCTAGCATTATTGCTCCGCAACTTCGACTGGGAGTTAGTCAAGGGTCGTTCTTCTCTAGAACAATTACAGCAAAACCTGTTAATTTATCCGTCTGATAAAATGCCAGTGCGCTTTAAATTGAGAAATTCGCTTCCACAAGAAAAAACCTATCTCCAAGGTTTAAATTAA
- a CDS encoding WbuC family cupin fold metalloprotein yields MFKRLNQNLIDTVAQQASSSDRLRQSYNFHTLEEKVQRSLICLQPGTYVRPHRHQRAIGHNGFELCLILQGAVGMLLFNHQGAIIHQEQISAAGTPSGIELLEGTYHTLIALVPNTVIFEVKEGPYDSTTDKEFLSFFPLEGTIAAQTLVQTWQSYFVSPI; encoded by the coding sequence ATGTTTAAACGTCTCAACCAAAATTTAATAGATACAGTTGCCCAACAGGCATCAAGTAGCGATCGCTTACGACAAAGCTACAACTTCCACACCTTAGAAGAAAAAGTTCAGCGATCGCTTATTTGTCTGCAACCAGGGACTTATGTGCGTCCCCATCGCCATCAACGGGCAATCGGTCACAATGGATTCGAGCTGTGCCTGATTTTGCAGGGAGCCGTAGGAATGCTTTTGTTTAACCATCAAGGCGCAATCATTCACCAGGAACAGATTAGTGCTGCTGGAACGCCCTCTGGTATTGAATTACTCGAAGGAACTTATCATACACTAATCGCTTTAGTACCAAATACTGTAATTTTTGAAGTTAAAGAAGGGCCTTACGATTCCACTACTGATAAAGAATTTCTTTCATTTTTCCCTCTGGAAGGAACGATAGCGGCTCAGACACTGGTGCAAACCTGGCAAAGTTACTTTGTTAGCCCAATATAA
- a CDS encoding GDP-mannose 4,6-dehydratase — MSDILRDHRVLVTGASGFMGSWLTECLLEQGATVTTILADWNPDSHFVRSGIVHRVNNVVGSIEDYDLLEKVIGDRGIDTVFHLAAVSVEGLAFEKPRLAFEINIRGTYNILEACRVRSDLVRRVIVASSDKAYGDSPVLPYTEDMPTLGRHPYDVSKSCADLIARSYYHSYGLPVAIGRFGNIYGGGDLNWSRLIPNTIRRLLSNESPLVRMPDKGNFMRDFLYVKDAAHAYIAMFEGLARPEVHGEAFNFAMGGSWTVLEIVQKLQQLMNCEHIEPVIMNQSHGEIWHQQVSAEKAQKMLGWSSRYSFDEGLAETIKWYLEYLSPSMVGNIPSSVILSV; from the coding sequence TCATCGAGTGTTAGTAACCGGAGCTTCCGGTTTTATGGGTTCTTGGTTGACTGAGTGCTTATTAGAGCAGGGCGCGACGGTGACGACGATACTGGCTGACTGGAACCCAGACAGTCATTTTGTGCGTAGTGGAATCGTTCATCGTGTCAACAATGTTGTTGGGTCAATCGAGGATTACGATTTACTTGAAAAGGTGATTGGCGATCGCGGCATTGATACGGTGTTTCACTTAGCAGCAGTGTCGGTAGAAGGTTTGGCGTTTGAGAAACCTCGATTGGCATTTGAGATAAACATTCGTGGCACATACAACATATTGGAAGCCTGTCGCGTCCGTTCAGATTTGGTACGGCGGGTGATAGTGGCATCGAGTGACAAAGCCTACGGTGATAGTCCCGTCTTACCCTATACAGAAGATATGCCAACGCTGGGAAGACATCCTTACGATGTCTCTAAAAGCTGCGCTGACCTAATTGCTCGAAGCTACTATCACAGCTACGGATTGCCTGTGGCTATAGGGCGGTTTGGTAATATCTACGGTGGTGGAGATTTAAACTGGAGCCGACTGATCCCGAATACGATTCGACGGCTACTGAGCAATGAAAGTCCTCTGGTTCGTATGCCCGATAAAGGTAATTTTATGCGGGACTTTTTATATGTCAAAGATGCAGCCCATGCCTATATTGCAATGTTTGAAGGGCTAGCTCGTCCAGAAGTTCATGGAGAGGCTTTCAACTTCGCAATGGGTGGTAGTTGGACGGTGCTAGAAATAGTGCAAAAGCTCCAGCAATTGATGAATTGCGAACACATAGAGCCTGTAATTATGAATCAAAGCCACGGGGAAATTTGGCACCAGCAGGTATCGGCAGAAAAGGCCCAAAAAATGCTTGGGTGGAGTTCCCGATATTCTTTTGATGAAGGGCTAGCTGAAACAATTAAGTGGTATTTGGAGTATTTATCACCTTCAATGGTGGGCAATATTCCATCTTCAGTAATATTAAGTGTTTAG